A window of the Herpetosiphon gulosus genome harbors these coding sequences:
- a CDS encoding F0F1 ATP synthase subunit B: protein MDKLGVDLPLLISQIVNFCLLAFLLNTFLYKPVLNALQARSERIRESLDNAEKVKQQLARVDADYEAKLQEARREGQTIISQAQERARAQEAELLVVARNNAAKIEEEARGKVEQERQQVLRGLQGQLASLVTETASNVLGRELQTKGHDELINKSIDQLGRLN from the coding sequence ATGGATAAGCTTGGGGTTGATCTCCCGCTCCTTATCTCGCAAATTGTCAACTTCTGCTTGTTGGCATTCTTGCTCAATACATTTCTTTACAAACCAGTTTTGAATGCCTTGCAAGCCCGCTCAGAGCGGATTCGCGAGAGCTTAGATAACGCCGAAAAAGTCAAGCAACAATTGGCACGGGTTGATGCCGACTACGAAGCGAAGCTCCAAGAAGCTCGCCGCGAAGGTCAAACCATCATCAGCCAAGCCCAAGAACGCGCTCGTGCCCAAGAAGCCGAGTTGTTGGTTGTTGCTCGCAATAACGCTGCCAAGATCGAAGAAGAAGCTCGTGGTAAAGTCGAGCAAGAACGCCAACAAGTGTTGCGCGGCTTGCAAGGCCAATTGGCTTCTTTGGTGACCGAAACCGCCAGCAATGTGCTTGGCCGCGAACTGCAAACCAAAGGTCACGACGAGTTGATCAATAAATCAATTGACCAACTTGGGAGGCTGAACTAA
- the atpH gene encoding ATP synthase F1 subunit delta — MSSREPASYARAVYDSLVAALTAEGQEQLLPAVLDELVQLARSGGPTAAEVTSAVELSAEQRTKIEKDLKARYGALLDIAYKVDPEILGGLLVRVGDKVLDSTLRQRLNAVQRNMMAG; from the coding sequence ATGAGCAGCCGCGAACCCGCAAGCTACGCCCGCGCTGTCTATGATTCATTAGTTGCAGCGCTCACAGCCGAAGGCCAAGAGCAACTCTTGCCCGCCGTGCTGGATGAGTTGGTGCAGTTGGCGCGTTCGGGCGGCCCAACCGCGGCAGAAGTTACAAGCGCCGTTGAACTTAGCGCTGAACAACGAACTAAGATCGAAAAAGATCTCAAGGCTCGTTATGGCGCATTGCTTGATATCGCCTACAAAGTCGATCCAGAAATCCTGGGCGGCTTGTTGGTGCGTGTCGGCGATAAGGTGCTTGATTCAACTCTCCGCCAACGCCTCAACGCAGTCCAACGCAATATGATGGCCGGATAA
- the atpA gene encoding F0F1 ATP synthase subunit alpha: MAVTAEDILSRLKASIQQSVGGDPTAVNVGTVASVGDGVARIEGLRDVMASELLEFKQTKSGETVMGIALNLEKDNVAAVILGDYLEIEEGDLVRSTGKIISVPVGQELLGRVVDPLGRPLDGKGPISASKTREVERIAPGVIERKSVSQPVQTGILAIDALIPIGRGQRELIIGDRQTGKTAIAIDTIINQRGQGMVCVYVAIGQKRSKVAQTITTLEQNGAMDYTIVVNASASESAALQYIAPYSGCAIAEEVMEAGVTVDGNVVKDALIIYDDLSKHAVAYRQVSLLLRRPPGREAYPGDVFYLHSRLLERAARLSEVNGGGSITALPIIETQANDVSAYIPTNVISITDGQIFLESDLFYAGQRPALNVGISVSRVGSSAQTKAMKTVAGKMKLELAQFRELAAFAMFASDLDAGTKAQIERGQRLSELLKQPQYQPIALEDQVIILWVAGNGFLDDVPVARINDFKRDFWQFIHSSYAEVGRAIANEKVLSEATVATLRKAVTEFKQTASYK, from the coding sequence ATGGCTGTAACAGCAGAAGATATTCTTAGTCGTCTTAAAGCCAGCATCCAGCAATCTGTCGGCGGAGACCCAACTGCGGTCAACGTCGGGACGGTTGCGAGTGTTGGTGACGGCGTGGCGCGGATCGAAGGTCTGCGCGATGTTATGGCTTCGGAGTTGCTTGAATTCAAGCAAACGAAGTCAGGCGAAACCGTCATGGGCATCGCGCTGAACTTGGAAAAAGATAACGTCGCTGCCGTTATTTTGGGCGATTATCTCGAAATTGAAGAAGGCGACTTGGTACGCTCAACTGGCAAGATTATTTCAGTGCCAGTTGGTCAAGAGTTGCTTGGCCGTGTCGTTGACCCACTGGGCCGCCCACTCGATGGCAAAGGTCCAATCAGCGCCAGCAAAACCCGCGAAGTCGAACGGATCGCCCCGGGTGTGATCGAGCGTAAATCGGTGAGCCAACCAGTCCAAACTGGGATCTTGGCAATCGATGCGCTGATTCCAATCGGTCGTGGTCAACGTGAGTTGATCATCGGTGACCGCCAAACTGGTAAGACCGCGATCGCGATCGATACGATCATTAACCAACGCGGTCAAGGTATGGTTTGTGTGTATGTCGCAATCGGCCAAAAGCGCTCGAAAGTGGCTCAAACCATCACCACGCTTGAGCAAAATGGCGCAATGGATTACACCATCGTGGTCAATGCTTCAGCTTCAGAATCAGCAGCTTTGCAATATATCGCCCCTTACTCAGGCTGTGCCATCGCTGAGGAAGTGATGGAAGCTGGCGTAACCGTCGATGGCAACGTGGTCAAAGATGCGCTGATCATCTATGACGACTTGTCGAAGCACGCTGTGGCCTATCGCCAAGTGTCGTTGTTGCTGCGCCGCCCTCCAGGCCGCGAAGCCTACCCTGGCGACGTGTTCTACTTGCACTCACGCTTGTTGGAACGTGCTGCCCGTTTGAGCGAAGTCAATGGCGGCGGTTCGATTACGGCCTTGCCAATCATCGAAACCCAAGCCAACGACGTGTCAGCCTACATTCCTACCAACGTGATTTCGATCACCGACGGTCAAATCTTCTTGGAATCGGACTTGTTCTACGCTGGTCAACGCCCAGCCTTGAACGTTGGTATCTCGGTGAGCCGCGTAGGTTCATCGGCCCAAACCAAAGCCATGAAGACCGTTGCTGGTAAGATGAAGCTCGAATTGGCGCAGTTCCGCGAATTGGCAGCTTTTGCCATGTTTGCTTCCGATTTGGATGCAGGCACCAAAGCCCAAATCGAACGTGGTCAACGCCTTTCAGAATTGCTCAAGCAACCCCAATACCAACCAATCGCTTTGGAAGACCAAGTGATTATTCTGTGGGTTGCTGGGAACGGCTTCTTGGATGATGTTCCAGTTGCCCGTATCAACGACTTCAAGCGCGATTTCTGGCAGTTTATCCACAGCAGCTATGCTGAGGTTGGCCGCGCGATCGCCAACGAAAAAGTCTTGAGCGAAGCAACCGTCGCCACCTTGCGCAAGGCCGTGACCGAATTCAAGCAAACGGCGAGTTATAAATAG
- a CDS encoding F0F1 ATP synthase subunit gamma has protein sequence MASAREIRRRIKSVKNTGKITKAMELVSASKMRRAQRNVLATRPYADRLYDVMGELTLRSMGGGTKHPLLQPHPTVTRVALILITPDRGLCGALNSNLTRAAARFITDQKSQGRSVSVIAIGKKGRDFILRVGQKLDSEIIGLGDAPPLVDVLPAATTAINGYSPDASGNYDYDEVYLLCAEFVNTLVQRPKLRRFLPVEAPGNAGATKVDYSYEPSQEDVLDQLLPRFIEVQLYQAILESIASEHSARMMAMRNANDNAKELVRDLTLTYNKARQAAITTEISEIAAGATALNQ, from the coding sequence ATGGCTTCAGCACGAGAAATTCGGCGGCGGATCAAGAGTGTTAAGAACACTGGCAAAATCACCAAAGCGATGGAGCTAGTGTCGGCCTCGAAGATGCGTCGCGCTCAACGAAACGTGCTTGCAACCCGTCCCTATGCCGACCGCCTTTACGATGTAATGGGCGAGTTGACGTTGCGGTCGATGGGTGGCGGCACGAAACACCCGTTGTTGCAGCCGCATCCCACAGTAACTCGTGTTGCGTTGATTTTGATCACGCCCGACCGTGGGCTGTGCGGTGCGCTTAATTCAAACTTGACGCGTGCAGCGGCTCGCTTTATCACAGATCAAAAAAGCCAAGGTCGTAGTGTTTCAGTGATTGCTATCGGCAAAAAAGGTCGCGATTTCATTTTACGAGTTGGTCAAAAACTCGATTCTGAAATCATTGGCTTGGGCGATGCGCCACCATTGGTGGATGTTTTGCCCGCCGCCACGACGGCCATCAATGGCTATAGCCCCGATGCGAGCGGTAACTACGACTACGATGAAGTCTACTTGCTTTGCGCCGAGTTCGTAAACACCTTGGTTCAACGGCCAAAATTGCGCCGTTTCTTGCCAGTTGAAGCCCCAGGCAACGCTGGCGCGACCAAGGTCGATTACTCTTACGAACCAAGCCAAGAAGATGTGCTTGACCAATTATTGCCACGCTTTATTGAAGTGCAGCTTTACCAAGCCATCCTTGAATCAATTGCAAGTGAACATTCGGCTCGGATGATGGCCATGCGCAATGCCAATGACAATGCCAAAGAATTGGTGCGCGACTTGACCTTGACCTATAACAAGGCTCGTCAAGCAGCTATCACCACTGAGATTAGCGAAATCGCCGCTGGTGCAACAGCGCTCAACCAATAA
- the atpD gene encoding F0F1 ATP synthase subunit beta: MATGKILQITGVVIDAEFPADGLPQIYNALEIPLGEGRSSLICEVQQQLGDSVVRAVAMSTTDGLVRGMDVIDTGAPISVPVGPETLGRVFDVQGRPIDGEGPVGTTKTMPIHRPAPTFEEQSNRAELFETGIKVIDLIAPFTKGGKTGVFGGAGVGKTVIIQELISNIAKEQSGYSVFAGVGERSREGNDLIHEMKDSKIPGTDQTVFDKTVMVFGQMNEPPGARLRVALSALTMAEHFREEGRDVLLFVDNIFRFTQAGSEVSALLGRMPSQVGYQPTLGTEMGELQERITSTKTGSITSLQAVYVPADDYTDPAPATTFAHLDATISLERSISEKGIYPAVDPLASTSRILDPNIVGEEHYRVATEVQRMLQRYKDLQDIIAILGVEELSDDDKLTVSRARKLERFFSQPFGVAEVFTNIPGKYVAVGDTVKSFARVLAGEFDHIPESFFFMKGGIDDVVAAYDASKQ, from the coding sequence ATGGCAACTGGAAAAATTTTACAAATTACTGGCGTGGTTATCGACGCAGAATTTCCTGCCGATGGCCTGCCACAAATTTATAACGCGTTGGAAATTCCCTTGGGCGAAGGCCGCTCATCGCTGATCTGCGAAGTCCAACAGCAGTTGGGCGATAGCGTGGTTCGCGCGGTCGCTATGTCCACCACCGACGGCCTTGTCCGTGGGATGGACGTAATCGACACTGGCGCACCAATCAGCGTGCCAGTTGGCCCTGAAACCTTGGGTCGGGTGTTCGACGTTCAAGGTCGGCCCATCGACGGTGAAGGCCCAGTTGGTACTACCAAAACCATGCCAATTCACCGCCCAGCTCCTACGTTTGAAGAACAATCGAACCGCGCCGAGTTGTTTGAAACCGGCATCAAGGTTATCGACTTGATCGCACCCTTCACCAAGGGTGGTAAAACTGGGGTGTTCGGTGGCGCAGGTGTGGGCAAGACCGTTATTATCCAAGAGTTGATCTCGAATATCGCTAAAGAACAATCCGGTTATTCGGTGTTCGCAGGCGTAGGCGAGCGCTCACGCGAAGGTAACGACTTGATCCACGAAATGAAGGATTCAAAAATTCCTGGCACCGACCAAACCGTGTTTGATAAAACCGTGATGGTGTTCGGTCAGATGAACGAACCACCAGGAGCACGCTTGCGGGTGGCACTTTCAGCCTTGACCATGGCTGAGCACTTCCGCGAAGAAGGCCGCGACGTGCTATTGTTCGTCGATAACATCTTCCGCTTTACCCAAGCAGGCTCGGAAGTGTCGGCACTCTTGGGCCGGATGCCTTCACAGGTGGGTTACCAACCAACCCTTGGGACCGAGATGGGTGAGTTGCAAGAACGCATCACCTCGACCAAGACTGGCTCGATTACCTCGTTGCAAGCCGTGTATGTGCCTGCTGACGACTACACCGACCCAGCTCCAGCCACAACCTTTGCGCACTTGGATGCAACGATTTCGCTGGAACGCTCGATCTCAGAAAAAGGCATCTACCCTGCGGTGGACCCACTGGCTTCAACCAGCCGGATTCTCGACCCCAACATTGTGGGTGAAGAACACTACCGCGTGGCGACCGAAGTCCAACGGATGTTGCAACGCTACAAAGACTTGCAAGATATTATTGCAATCTTGGGTGTCGAAGAATTGTCAGACGACGACAAATTGACAGTTTCCCGCGCCCGCAAGCTCGAACGCTTCTTCTCACAACCATTCGGCGTGGCTGAAGTGTTTACCAATATTCCCGGCAAGTATGTCGCGGTTGGCGATACTGTCAAGAGCTTTGCCCGCGTCTTAGCAGGCGAGTTCGACCACATTCCCGAAAGCTTCTTCTTTATGAAGGGTGGCATCGACGATGTGGTAGCCGCCTACGATGCATCAAAGCAATAA
- a CDS encoding F0F1 ATP synthase subunit epsilon yields the protein MPIQLEIVTAERVVLSEEVDMVSAPSVEGRVGILPRHEPLLTVLQPGELHYVKNGVSMPYAISGGFMEVLPNRVTILADTAERADEIDETRAEQARLHAEQAMRDRQSTEDLARAEIALRRATVRLQVAKLRRNRQ from the coding sequence ATGCCAATCCAATTGGAAATCGTCACCGCTGAGCGCGTGGTTCTTTCCGAAGAAGTCGATATGGTCAGTGCACCTTCAGTCGAGGGTCGGGTGGGGATTTTGCCTCGCCACGAGCCATTACTGACGGTGTTGCAACCAGGCGAATTGCACTATGTAAAAAATGGTGTTAGCATGCCCTACGCTATCAGTGGTGGCTTCATGGAAGTCTTGCCAAATCGGGTGACGATTTTGGCCGATACCGCTGAACGCGCTGATGAAATCGATGAAACCCGGGCCGAACAAGCTCGCTTGCACGCTGAACAAGCTATGCGTGATCGTCAAAGCACCGAGGATCTTGCTCGGGCCGAGATTGCCTTGCGCCGCGCTACAGTTCGTTTGCAAGTTGCAAAATTGCGCCGCAATCGTCAATAG
- a CDS encoding rod shape-determining protein, producing the protein MARKIGIDLGTANVLVYIKGKGIVLSEPSVVALSRKTNKIRAVGTDALAMLGREPESVEVIRPMLNGVIADYETTKAMLEHFIDKTRGFGKPDVMICIPAGVTTVEMRAVRDAARKAGARRAYLIREPLAAAIGANIPVAQPSGNLIIDIGGGTTEVAVISLNDIVVSNSVRVGGNKFDEAIAAYIKRKYNMMIGERTAESIKIEIGSALPLDRPLTMQVRGRDQVAGLPRTIEVDSNEITDAIQEPLEAIISAVRSVLVETPPELSSDIIDKGMVMTGGGSMLRRINELLTEVTGVPCYVADQPANCVAIGTGLALENLEILRESLSGSDIN; encoded by the coding sequence ATGGCACGAAAAATTGGGATTGACCTAGGCACGGCAAATGTGCTTGTCTACATCAAGGGCAAAGGAATTGTCTTGTCCGAGCCGTCGGTGGTGGCGCTCTCGCGCAAAACCAATAAGATTCGCGCAGTTGGCACTGATGCCCTGGCGATGCTTGGCCGTGAACCCGAAAGCGTTGAGGTGATTCGCCCAATGCTCAACGGGGTGATCGCCGATTATGAAACCACCAAGGCGATGTTGGAGCACTTTATCGATAAAACCCGTGGCTTTGGCAAGCCCGATGTGATGATTTGTATTCCGGCTGGGGTAACTACCGTCGAGATGCGGGCTGTGCGCGATGCCGCTCGTAAAGCTGGTGCACGCCGCGCCTATTTGATTCGTGAGCCACTTGCTGCTGCGATTGGCGCGAATATTCCGGTGGCTCAACCATCTGGCAACTTGATTATTGATATTGGTGGTGGTACAACTGAAGTTGCCGTGATTTCGCTCAACGATATTGTGGTGAGCAATTCGGTACGGGTTGGTGGCAATAAGTTCGATGAAGCCATCGCCGCCTATATCAAACGTAAATATAATATGATGATCGGCGAACGCACGGCTGAAAGTATTAAAATTGAAATTGGTTCAGCCTTGCCGCTCGATCGTCCATTGACCATGCAAGTGCGCGGTCGCGACCAAGTTGCTGGCTTGCCACGCACGATCGAGGTCGATTCCAACGAAATTACCGATGCTATCCAAGAGCCACTTGAGGCGATTATCAGTGCGGTGCGCTCGGTCTTGGTCGAAACGCCCCCCGAATTATCATCGGATATTATTGATAAGGGGATGGTGATGACTGGCGGTGGCTCGATGCTGCGCCGGATCAACGAATTGTTGACTGAGGTTACGGGTGTGCCCTGTTACGTTGCCGACCAGCCCGCCAACTGCGTGGCCATCGGCACAGGCCTTGCCCTAGAAAATCTCGAAATTCTCCGCGAAAGTTTGTCGGGGAGTGATATAAATTAG
- a CDS encoding HD domain-containing protein yields MEMRDDARLADEVEKFSHTADTLSLDTKERMRDVVAPKIKAAVAQREAMVAELTSQPVQAPASELAKADPRRVTITQVRNHPHTYAYLDAANNQLKLIGYTEHGRRHAALVGHIGANVLRRLKFSAREIELAEIAGLLHDIGNSINRNDHGQTGALLAKDILSSLDMPIDEIITIMGAIGNHEEERGHAVSTVAAALILADKSDVHRSRVQNSDPTTFDIHDRVNYAATKSFLRVDTEQRRVTLQLTIDTEMASVMDYFEIFLSRMVMCRRAAEFLGSRFGLSINDVSVL; encoded by the coding sequence ATGGAAATGCGCGACGATGCGCGGCTCGCCGATGAAGTCGAGAAGTTTAGCCACACAGCGGATACGCTTTCGCTTGATACGAAAGAACGTATGCGCGATGTTGTTGCTCCTAAAATTAAGGCTGCGGTTGCCCAACGTGAGGCAATGGTGGCCGAATTAACTAGCCAACCTGTCCAGGCTCCAGCCAGCGAATTAGCCAAGGCTGATCCCCGCCGTGTGACAATTACCCAAGTGCGCAATCATCCCCATACCTATGCCTACCTTGATGCCGCCAATAATCAGCTTAAGTTGATTGGCTATACCGAGCATGGTCGTCGCCATGCCGCGTTAGTCGGCCATATTGGGGCAAATGTGTTGCGCCGCCTAAAATTCTCGGCTCGCGAAATTGAGCTAGCGGAAATTGCGGGCTTGTTGCACGACATTGGCAATAGCATTAATCGCAATGATCACGGCCAAACAGGGGCGCTGCTGGCCAAAGATATTTTGAGCAGCCTCGATATGCCAATCGACGAGATCATCACGATTATGGGGGCGATTGGCAACCACGAGGAAGAACGCGGCCATGCGGTTTCAACCGTGGCGGCGGCACTGATTTTGGCCGATAAATCTGATGTGCATCGTTCGCGGGTGCAAAACAGTGATCCCACCACATTTGATATTCATGATCGGGTTAATTACGCTGCGACCAAATCATTTTTACGGGTTGATACTGAGCAACGCCGTGTTACACTGCAATTAACGATCGACACCGAGATGGCCTCGGTGATGGATTATTTTGAAATTTTTCTTTCACGAATGGTAATGTGCCGCCGTGCTGCTGAGTTTCTTGGCAGCCGCTTTGGCCTCTCGATTAACGATGTATCGGTGTTGTAG
- the pckA gene encoding phosphoenolpyruvate carboxykinase (ATP) → MTERAVLSEGDTVGANLHVKQAYRNLTVPQLVEAALKRGEAVLSATGAVVATTGARTGRSADDKFVVETPAAASMHWTKFHKAMKPETYATIKAKALAHMAEREMFVLDASAGADPAYALPIRVVTEYAWHNLFAKQLFRDAISSDQQPQWTVLNLPSLKLDPAVDGSRSEVAAMINLDEKLILIVGTEYAGEIKKSIFTVLNMVLPSQGVMPMHCSANIGSKGDVALFFGLSGTGKTTLSADPERILIGDDEHGWSANGVFNFEGGCYAKCIRLRRESEPEIFDAIRYGAVLENVVLSDSRDPNYDDASLTENTRAAYPLEYIPNVSETGMGGQPETIIFLTADAFGVLPPIAKLSPEQAMYHFLSGYTAKLAGTETGVGSEPQATFSTCFGAPFMPLHPTVYADLLGQKMREHKVRVFLVNTGWTGGSFGVGKRMSLRDTRTMVHAALAGKLDDVEMWHDARFNLDVPVAIEGVDNSVLQPRQTWADASEYDRVADDLAARFRKNFEQYAERAGETVVNAGPQA, encoded by the coding sequence ATGACCGAACGAGCCGTATTAAGTGAAGGCGACACTGTAGGCGCTAATTTACATGTCAAGCAAGCCTATCGCAACTTAACGGTGCCGCAATTGGTGGAAGCTGCTCTCAAACGGGGCGAAGCCGTTTTATCGGCTACTGGGGCTGTCGTTGCCACCACGGGCGCACGCACGGGTCGTTCTGCAGATGATAAGTTTGTGGTGGAAACACCGGCGGCTGCGTCAATGCACTGGACGAAATTCCATAAAGCCATGAAGCCCGAAACCTATGCCACGATCAAGGCCAAGGCGTTGGCCCACATGGCTGAACGTGAGATGTTTGTTTTAGATGCCAGCGCTGGGGCTGATCCAGCTTATGCGCTACCAATTCGCGTGGTGACCGAGTATGCTTGGCATAACTTGTTCGCTAAGCAATTGTTCCGCGATGCGATCAGCAGCGATCAACAACCACAATGGACGGTGCTCAACTTGCCAAGTTTGAAGCTTGATCCAGCGGTCGATGGCTCGCGCTCAGAAGTTGCCGCCATGATCAATCTCGATGAAAAATTGATTTTAATTGTTGGCACTGAATACGCTGGCGAGATCAAGAAATCGATCTTTACGGTGTTGAACATGGTGTTGCCAAGCCAAGGCGTGATGCCAATGCACTGCTCAGCCAATATTGGCAGCAAAGGCGATGTAGCTTTGTTCTTCGGCCTCTCGGGCACGGGCAAAACCACGCTTTCAGCCGACCCCGAGCGAATTTTGATTGGCGATGATGAGCATGGTTGGAGCGCCAACGGTGTGTTCAACTTTGAAGGCGGCTGCTATGCTAAGTGTATCCGCCTGCGCCGCGAATCGGAGCCAGAAATTTTCGATGCGATTCGCTATGGGGCGGTGCTCGAAAACGTGGTGCTCAGCGATAGCCGCGATCCCAATTATGATGATGCGTCGTTGACCGAAAATACCCGCGCAGCCTATCCCTTGGAATACATTCCCAACGTCAGCGAAACGGGTATGGGCGGCCAACCAGAAACGATCATCTTCTTGACCGCTGATGCTTTTGGGGTTTTGCCGCCAATCGCCAAGCTCAGCCCTGAACAAGCGATGTATCACTTCTTGTCGGGCTATACCGCCAAGTTGGCAGGCACCGAAACGGGCGTTGGCTCAGAGCCACAAGCAACATTTAGCACCTGCTTTGGCGCACCGTTTATGCCATTGCATCCAACCGTTTACGCCGATTTGCTCGGCCAAAAAATGCGCGAACACAAAGTTCGAGTATTTTTGGTCAACACTGGCTGGACTGGTGGTTCGTTCGGGGTTGGCAAGCGCATGAGCTTACGCGATACCCGCACGATGGTGCATGCCGCCTTGGCTGGCAAGCTCGATGATGTGGAAATGTGGCACGATGCTCGTTTCAACCTCGATGTGCCTGTGGCGATCGAAGGCGTTGATAACAGCGTCTTGCAACCTCGTCAAACTTGGGCTGATGCCAGCGAATACGATCGCGTTGCCGATGACTTGGCTGCTCGCTTCCGCAAGAACTTCGAGCAATATGCCGAACGCGCTGGCGAAACCGTGGTAAACGCTGGCCCACAAGCGTAG